The sequence TGATGATAACAATATTTGTATTGCTTGTCGGCGGACTAAAAAAGAAATTTTTGAATGGGGAGATTATTCCGATGAAGAACGAATATTAATTAATAAACGAATACCAGAAAAATATGACAAATAAAAAAAGACCGCCTTACAGGCAGCCTTAAGATATTGTGTTAAACGGCTATCCTAAATATTTTTTCAAAGGATTGCTTCTTGACGTTGTTCTTAAACGTTTAATTGCTTTTTCTCTTATTTGTCGAACTCGCTCCCTGGTCAAACCGAATTGCTGTCCTATTTCTTCCAAAGACATTTCTTCAACTCCTATTCCGTAGGAAAGTTGTAAAATTTTACTTTCTCTGTCGTCCAAAGTTGCAAATACTCTTTCAATTTCTTTTCTTAAAGATTCGTGAATTAAAGATTTATCAGCAATCGGTGAATCATCATCGGAAAGAACATCCAATAAGCTGTTATCTTCGCCTTCTTGAAAGGGAGCATCTACAGAAACATGCCTTCCCGAAACTTTCATTGTTGCTTTAACTTTAGATTTTGGAATTTCTAAAATTACCGATAATTCATCAATTGAGGGTTTTCTGTGATGTTCTTGTTCAAAAACAGCAACAGCCTTTCTGTATTTGCTTAGTGAACTTACTTGGTTTAAAGGCAGTCTTACAATTCTGGATTGCTCATTAATAGCCTGCATGATTGATTGACGAATCCACCAAACGGCATAAGAAATAAATTTGAAACCTCTTGTTTCATCAAATTTTTCAGCGGCTTTTATTAAACCTAAGTTTCCTTCATTAATTAGATCGGGTAAACTGAGTCCTTGATTTTGATATTGTTTTGCAACAGAAACAACAAATCTTAAATTTGCACTTGTTAATTTTTCAATTGC comes from Bacteroidales bacterium and encodes:
- a CDS encoding DUF1289 domain-containing protein, which encodes MSEKKLNAKNPCIRNCEYDDNNICIACRRTKKEIFEWGDYSDEERILINKRIPEKYDK
- a CDS encoding sigma-70 family RNA polymerase sigma factor, coding for MRQLKITKSITNRESASLDKYLQEIGRYDLISVEEEVELAQRIRKGDQAAIEKLTSANLRFVVSVAKQYQNQGLSLPDLINEGNLGLIKAAEKFDETRGFKFISYAVWWIRQSIMQAINEQSRIVRLPLNQVSSLSKYRKAVAVFEQEHHRKPSIDELSVILEIPKSKVKATMKVSGRHVSVDAPFQEGEDNSLLDVLSDDDSPIADKSLIHESLRKEIERVFATLDDRESKILQLSYGIGVEEMSLEEIGQQFGLTRERVRQIREKAIKRLRTTSRSNPLKKYLG